CGTGTTTTAGTGGAAAAGCATCTCATCAGCCCGCATCTGATTGAGCATGACCATGTCTCAGGCGCATTGATATCCGAAAATGAGCAAGTTTCTATTATGATTAACGAAGAGGATCATATTCGGATGCAGCTTTATTTCCCTGGCTTTCAGCTTGATCAGGCGCTTGAGAAAGCTTTTGAACTTGATGACTGGCTTGAGAAGAAAGTTGATTATGCATTTGATGAAACGAGAGGCTATTTAACCAGCTGTCCGACAAACATTGGCACAGGCATGCGTGCATCAGTCATGATGCATCTCCCTGCTCTTGCACTCACACAGCAGATTAATCGTATGATCCCGGCGATCAACCAACTTGGTCTTGTAGTAAGAGGGATATATGGTGAAGGCAGTGAGGCACTGGGTAACATCTTTCAAATATCCAATCAAATCACGCTGGGGAAGAGCGAACAGGACATTGTCGCGGACTTGCAAAGTGTCGTACAACAATTGATTGAACATGAGCGCCGTGCCAGAACACAGCTGCAGGAACAGTCAGAAGCCCGGCTGGAAGACCGTATTTTTCGTTCCTACGGGGTTCTGGAGCATAGCCGGATTATAGAATCCAAAGAGGCTGCAAATTGTATTTCAGACGTTCGGCTCGGCATTGATCTGGGTATCATTCAAAATGTGAAGCAGCCGATTTTAAATGAACTTATGACTCTTATCCAGCCCGGTTTTCTACAACAGTATGCCAACAAAAAGTTATCACCGAATGAGCGTGACATATTGCGTGCAACATTGATTCGGGAACGTATCGAGTTAGATCAATAGACAGGAGGAAAT
This sequence is a window from Lentibacillus sp. JNUCC-1. Protein-coding genes within it:
- a CDS encoding protein arginine kinase, with the protein product MTLQNFMNEAISPWMRKGGPDSDIVLSSRIRLARNFVRVPFPIVAEKNELEEVSEFMKNTYDHVSFQDYDDFNFVPIQDLSPVEKRVLVEKHLISPHLIEHDHVSGALISENEQVSIMINEEDHIRMQLYFPGFQLDQALEKAFELDDWLEKKVDYAFDETRGYLTSCPTNIGTGMRASVMMHLPALALTQQINRMIPAINQLGLVVRGIYGEGSEALGNIFQISNQITLGKSEQDIVADLQSVVQQLIEHERRARTQLQEQSEARLEDRIFRSYGVLEHSRIIESKEAANCISDVRLGIDLGIIQNVKQPILNELMTLIQPGFLQQYANKKLSPNERDILRATLIRERIELDQ